A genomic stretch from Colwellia sp. Arc7-635 includes:
- a CDS encoding nitrous oxide reductase accessory protein NosL: protein MFRKILFSLIFFAIVGCSEQSEQQQIIHQAVAIESADECHLCGMLISNFSGPKAELFRKGITQADGDQVKKFCSTRDMFSFYLDPENKRNVTTILVHDMSKAPWDAPNDGYFIDARQAWYVVGSSKMGAMGKTLASFSAKTDADAFATEFGGSVIDFDTVNYQSLQ from the coding sequence ATGTTCCGTAAAATTTTATTTTCGCTTATCTTTTTCGCTATCGTTGGTTGTTCAGAGCAATCAGAGCAACAACAAATTATCCATCAAGCGGTGGCAATTGAAAGCGCTGATGAATGCCATTTATGTGGCATGTTAATCAGTAATTTTTCAGGACCAAAAGCGGAGCTATTTCGCAAAGGTATTACGCAAGCAGATGGCGATCAGGTGAAAAAATTCTGTTCAACACGTGATATGTTTAGCTTTTATCTCGATCCAGAAAATAAACGTAACGTCACTACTATTTTAGTGCATGACATGAGCAAAGCTCCGTGGGATGCGCCAAACGATGGTTACTTTATTGATGCTCGCCAAGCATGGTACGTAGTTGGTTCAAGTAAAATGGGTGCTATGGGTAAAACACTAGCGAGCTTTTCAGCTAAAACTGATGCGGATGCCTTTGCGACAGAGTTTGGCGGTAGCGTTATCGACTTTGATACGGTCAATTATCAGTCATTACAATAA